A region of uncultured Desulfobacter sp. DNA encodes the following proteins:
- a CDS encoding sigma-54 dependent transcriptional regulator, with protein sequence MFPAVLIVDDESTIIDSLEGILSDDGFEVIHAFNGYEALKKIDSHSPDIVLLDIWMPGMDGIDTLKEIKQHHPNLPVVMITGHGSIESAVDATKSGAFDFLEKPLSIDKVILTINNALNFRKLEEENRYLRKKAIEKNSITGTSPAVRKLYGEIMAAAPTDASILITGENGTGKEMVARTIHQFSKRPEGPFIIINCAAIPEEYLESELFGHEKGAFEGASAKNRGKFEMAARGTLFLDEIGDMNISTQAKMLRALESKTFQRIGSSRTLHMDVRVITSSNKNLEAEIKAGRFREDLFFRLNVIPIHVPALRERSEDIPILVDFFLTHLAEKSSAPKKTLSKESVELLKKWHWKGNVRELKNLMERLSIMVESQTIEKNDIPAPYNPEIEALPETDEERTRIFSMENLEQAKAAFETEFIRLRVEQMNGDLQAAAKQMGTSLNLVKKRVPKS encoded by the coding sequence ATGTTCCCGGCAGTCCTGATTGTTGATGACGAATCCACCATTATCGATTCCCTGGAAGGTATTCTTTCCGATGACGGATTTGAAGTCATCCATGCATTCAACGGATACGAAGCGCTTAAAAAAATTGACTCCCATTCCCCGGACATTGTGCTGCTGGACATCTGGATGCCGGGCATGGACGGTATTGACACCCTCAAAGAGATCAAACAGCACCACCCCAATCTGCCGGTGGTCATGATCACAGGCCATGGCTCCATTGAATCTGCCGTGGATGCCACCAAATCCGGGGCCTTTGATTTTCTGGAAAAGCCTCTCTCCATTGACAAGGTGATTCTGACCATCAACAATGCCCTGAATTTCAGAAAACTTGAGGAGGAAAACCGTTACCTTCGCAAAAAAGCCATTGAAAAAAACTCCATTACCGGCACAAGTCCGGCTGTTCGGAAACTTTACGGCGAAATTATGGCCGCAGCACCCACAGACGCGTCTATCCTGATCACGGGTGAAAACGGCACAGGCAAGGAGATGGTGGCCCGTACCATTCACCAGTTCAGCAAACGGCCCGAAGGACCCTTTATCATTATTAACTGTGCGGCCATACCCGAAGAGTACCTGGAATCCGAACTGTTCGGCCATGAAAAAGGAGCCTTTGAAGGAGCATCCGCAAAAAACAGGGGCAAATTTGAAATGGCTGCCCGGGGAACTCTGTTCCTTGATGAGATAGGGGATATGAATATCAGTACCCAGGCCAAAATGCTGCGGGCCCTGGAATCCAAAACCTTCCAGCGCATCGGTTCCAGCCGGACCCTGCACATGGACGTGCGTGTAATCACCTCTTCCAACAAAAATCTTGAAGCTGAAATCAAAGCAGGCCGGTTCAGGGAAGATCTGTTTTTCAGGCTCAATGTCATACCCATCCATGTCCCTGCCCTGCGGGAAAGAAGCGAAGATATCCCCATTCTGGTGGATTTTTTCCTGACTCACCTGGCTGAAAAATCATCTGCACCTAAAAAAACGCTGTCCAAAGAGTCTGTTGAACTATTAAAAAAATGGCATTGGAAGGGAAATGTCAGGGAACTTAAAAATTTAATGGAGCGTTTATCCATAATGGTGGAGAGTCAGACCATTGAAAAAAATGATATCCCGGCACCCTACAACCCAGAGATTGAAGCCTTGCCCGAAACGGACGAAGAACGCACACGCATTTTTTCCATGGAAAACCTGGAACAGGCAAAGGCCGCCTTTGAAACTGAATTTATCCGTCTCAGGGTTGAACAGATGAACGGGGATCTCCAGGCAGCAGCCAAACAGATGGGAACAAGCCTCAACCTTGTCAAAAAAAGAGTGCCTAAAAGCTGA
- the rsmD gene encoding 16S rRNA (guanine(966)-N(2))-methyltransferase RsmD — translation MRIISGACRGRKLVQIQGKDIRPTSDRVREALFNILGPGIREKRVLDMFAGTGAFGLEALSRGAQSAVFVDEARSSCNVIKQNIELCRMADQAQIICHDLVNAALPEFQQPFDLIFMDPPYNKGYPGQVMGKHGFSELLAPGATLIVEQSVKETLNNTLISLDKYLEKKYSRTTLTFWRKSATDDKDIYDCP, via the coding sequence ATGCGTATTATCAGTGGCGCCTGCCGGGGCAGAAAACTGGTTCAGATCCAGGGAAAGGATATACGTCCCACATCAGACCGGGTCAGGGAAGCCTTGTTTAATATTCTTGGGCCAGGTATCCGTGAAAAAAGAGTTCTTGACATGTTTGCCGGTACCGGGGCCTTTGGACTTGAGGCCTTGAGCCGGGGAGCGCAATCTGCGGTGTTTGTGGATGAAGCCCGGTCTTCCTGCAATGTAATCAAACAAAACATTGAATTATGCCGCATGGCGGATCAGGCCCAAATTATCTGCCATGACCTTGTTAACGCAGCTCTACCGGAATTCCAGCAGCCCTTTGACCTGATCTTCATGGATCCTCCCTACAATAAGGGATATCCCGGACAGGTGATGGGAAAGCATGGGTTTTCAGAACTCCTTGCACCAGGGGCAACTCTCATTGTGGAACAGTCTGTCAAAGAAACCCTTAACAATACCCTAATCAGCCTTGACAAATACCTGGAAAAAAAATACTCAAGGACAACTCTTACATTTTGGCGGAAATCCGCCACAGACGACAAGGATATCTATGACTGCCCCTGA
- the coaD gene encoding pantetheine-phosphate adenylyltransferase, which translates to MTAPERKIAIYPGSFDPLTNGHLDVIRRAQEIFDHVIVGVLYNSSKKTPLFSPEERVSLIRECFQDPMVEVDAARVEVETFGGLLVEYARMKKAVAIIRGMRALSDFESEFQMALMNRKLNREVQSVFLMTGGRWIFTSSSIIKEVARYGGDISDMVPEVVERRVKEKFAQAAQTAT; encoded by the coding sequence ATGACTGCCCCTGAACGGAAAATTGCCATCTACCCCGGTTCCTTTGATCCCCTGACAAACGGACACCTTGACGTTATCAGGCGCGCCCAGGAAATTTTTGACCACGTGATCGTGGGGGTATTATACAATTCGTCTAAAAAAACACCATTATTTTCCCCCGAGGAGCGTGTCAGCCTGATCAGGGAATGTTTCCAGGACCCGATGGTGGAAGTGGATGCCGCGAGAGTTGAGGTGGAGACCTTTGGCGGGCTTCTTGTTGAATATGCCCGAATGAAAAAGGCTGTGGCCATTATCCGGGGCATGCGGGCCTTGTCGGATTTTGAAAGTGAGTTTCAAATGGCGCTGATGAACAGAAAACTTAACAGGGAGGTCCAGTCGGTCTTTCTTATGACCGGCGGGCGCTGGATTTTCACCTCATCGTCAATTATCAAGGAAGTGGCCCGGTATGGCGGAGACATCTCCGATATGGTTCCCGAAGTCGTGGAACGTAGGGTAAAGGAGAAATTTGCCCAGGCCGCCCAGACAGCGACTTGA
- a CDS encoding selenium metabolism-associated LysR family transcriptional regulator, with amino-acid sequence MDLWQLHIFVSVVEQKSFSRASEQIHLSQPTVSTHIKELEAHFQCRLLDRLGKVTEPTRAGAILYDYAKRMLDLKQETQSAMQDFLGQTRGQLLIGGSTIPAGYILPRMMGAFKNAFPDVSILMTVGDTGQITRAVKEGELELGVVGAKTSDPDIVQEKLVEDEMKLVIPSSHEWADRESVSCKALLAQPLIAREQGSGTWKTVIAGMEKAGVDVSRLKPAVTMGNCVSVIQGILNNVGISIISTIAVADELDRGRLHALSVEDLDLSRNFYLTLARKRTRSPICTKFIHFLKDQISA; translated from the coding sequence GTGGACTTGTGGCAACTTCATATTTTTGTTTCCGTGGTTGAACAGAAAAGTTTTTCCAGGGCTTCGGAACAGATTCATCTATCCCAACCCACAGTGTCTACCCATATCAAGGAGCTGGAGGCACATTTCCAATGCCGCCTGCTGGACAGGCTGGGCAAGGTGACCGAACCGACCCGGGCCGGTGCGATTCTGTATGACTATGCCAAACGCATGCTGGATCTCAAACAAGAGACCCAGTCAGCCATGCAGGATTTTTTAGGACAGACCAGAGGACAACTGCTCATCGGAGGATCAACCATTCCGGCAGGGTATATACTTCCCAGGATGATGGGGGCATTTAAAAACGCTTTTCCGGATGTATCCATCCTTATGACGGTGGGGGATACCGGCCAGATCACCCGGGCCGTGAAGGAGGGTGAACTGGAATTAGGCGTGGTGGGTGCAAAAACCAGTGACCCTGACATTGTCCAGGAAAAATTGGTCGAAGATGAAATGAAACTGGTCATTCCCAGCAGCCATGAATGGGCGGACAGGGAAAGTGTCTCCTGCAAGGCATTGCTGGCCCAGCCGCTCATTGCCAGGGAGCAGGGATCTGGAACCTGGAAAACCGTTATAGCGGGCATGGAAAAGGCGGGGGTTGACGTATCCCGACTTAAGCCTGCCGTAACCATGGGCAACTGCGTTTCAGTCATCCAGGGTATTCTCAACAATGTGGGCATTTCCATTATTTCCACCATTGCCGTGGCGGATGAACTGGACAGGGGGCGCCTGCATGCCTTAAGTGTTGAAGACCTTGATCTGTCGAGAAATTTTTATCTGACCCTGGCCCGGAAACGAACCCGCTCCCCCATATGCACGAAATTTATTCATTTCCTGAAAGACCAGATTTCGGCCTGA
- a CDS encoding enoyl-CoA hydratase/isomerase family protein, whose translation MSVVEWTKQDAVAIISMCNVANRMNNIFARDFSRCLDQIQADVTVKSIILTATDEKNFSQGIDVEWLGERLAAGQRQDVIDFMYAMNDIFKRLLLFPVPVIAAINGHAFGNGAILSCACDFRFMRKDKGFFCFPEVDISIPFLPGMIAFVRKAVPEYMFNHMLLSGQRMTAPDLEKSNVIVKACDDREDLMTKAMAFAAGFDKKRGIFRELKKRIHKDLIRIIDEQDPEFIDTLNLFVTED comes from the coding sequence ATGTCCGTTGTTGAGTGGACGAAACAAGATGCTGTGGCAATTATTTCCATGTGTAACGTTGCCAACAGGATGAATAACATCTTTGCACGGGATTTCTCACGGTGTCTTGATCAGATCCAGGCAGATGTCACGGTAAAATCCATAATTCTAACTGCCACGGATGAAAAAAATTTTTCCCAGGGTATTGATGTGGAATGGCTCGGTGAAAGGTTAGCTGCCGGTCAAAGGCAGGACGTCATTGATTTCATGTATGCCATGAACGACATATTCAAGCGGTTGCTGCTTTTTCCCGTACCCGTAATCGCTGCCATCAATGGCCATGCCTTTGGCAACGGTGCCATTTTAAGCTGTGCCTGCGACTTCAGATTCATGAGAAAGGACAAAGGATTTTTTTGTTTTCCCGAGGTGGATATCAGCATCCCTTTTCTTCCCGGCATGATTGCTTTTGTGCGCAAAGCTGTCCCCGAATATATGTTCAACCATATGCTGCTGTCCGGCCAGCGGATGACCGCACCGGATCTTGAAAAATCCAATGTGATTGTCAAAGCCTGTGATGACCGGGAAGATCTGATGACCAAAGCCATGGCTTTTGCCGCAGGATTCGATAAAAAACGAGGCATTTTCCGGGAGCTGAAGAAACGGATTCACAAGGACCTGATCCGGATCATTGATGAACAGGATCCGGAATTTATTGATACGCTCAATCTGTTTGTGACTGAAGACTAA
- a CDS encoding hydantoinase/oxoprolinase family protein, translating into MILGLDVGGTHTDAVLLSRKGVQKYVKVPTQPDNLFKSVLSGFTLLLEDVDPGNIERVVISTTLTTNAIVQQSVTPVGMIVSAGPGIDPENFRTGDHYYAVGGSINHRGREIEPINEMEIQDVGEKLKKAGIEYVGVVSKFCVRNPSHEIVIKRILNKQFKQIFLGHHVSGNLNFPRRIATTHMNAAVYPLHKDFFQAVEQSLEKMGLTVPIQILKADGGTMTLEASMDFPAQTVLSGPAASIMGAIPYAPEGQDAVVLDIGGTTTDIAFLVDKTPLLEPVGIQRGGYKSLIRSLRTDSKGLGGDSAVRVNEKKELTVGPDRVGPSMAFGGTVPTPTDALVVLGLMDAGDQDRARQGIKSIAEQLGMEEKEAAEHIFKICCNIILKKTFEMIDTLNAKPVYTVHDFLEGYKFSPDTILLMGGPAKYFAEKIQEMYQLETIAVPYASVANAIGAALARTTCEVTVNADTEQGTVTAHEEDFAEPVSKSFSHDDLVETAYSLLKDKAENAGADPDNLNEVEVVEFQEFNIVRNFSPRGKILRTKIQLKPGLIHGYESMLNPHATQS; encoded by the coding sequence ATGATTTTAGGACTAGATGTTGGGGGCACACACACGGATGCTGTTTTGCTAAGCAGAAAAGGTGTTCAAAAATATGTAAAGGTGCCCACCCAGCCGGACAATTTGTTTAAAAGCGTTCTTTCAGGTTTCACCCTGCTCCTTGAGGACGTTGACCCGGGAAACATTGAGAGGGTTGTTATCTCCACGACACTGACCACCAACGCCATTGTCCAGCAATCCGTGACACCGGTGGGCATGATCGTTTCGGCGGGACCGGGCATAGATCCCGAAAATTTCAGGACCGGGGATCACTACTATGCCGTGGGCGGTTCCATCAACCATCGTGGCCGGGAAATAGAACCGATCAATGAGATGGAAATTCAGGATGTGGGTGAAAAACTGAAAAAAGCCGGTATTGAGTATGTCGGAGTTGTCAGTAAATTCTGTGTCCGGAACCCTTCCCATGAAATTGTGATCAAGCGGATATTAAACAAGCAGTTTAAACAGATTTTTCTGGGACACCATGTTTCCGGCAATCTGAATTTTCCCCGGCGCATTGCCACCACCCACATGAACGCGGCCGTATATCCTTTGCACAAAGACTTTTTCCAGGCCGTTGAGCAATCCCTTGAAAAAATGGGACTAACCGTACCCATTCAGATTCTCAAGGCCGACGGCGGCACCATGACATTGGAAGCATCAATGGATTTCCCGGCCCAGACTGTTCTGTCAGGGCCTGCAGCCAGTATCATGGGGGCGATTCCCTATGCCCCCGAAGGCCAGGATGCCGTTGTCCTTGATATCGGCGGAACCACCACGGACATTGCATTTCTGGTGGATAAAACCCCGTTGCTTGAACCCGTAGGTATCCAGCGCGGGGGGTATAAAAGCCTGATCCGGTCCCTGCGAACCGATTCCAAAGGACTTGGCGGCGACTCGGCCGTAAGGGTGAATGAAAAAAAAGAACTTACGGTGGGACCGGACCGTGTGGGACCGTCCATGGCTTTTGGAGGGACTGTGCCCACACCCACGGATGCGTTGGTGGTTTTAGGGCTCATGGACGCCGGTGATCAGGACCGGGCCCGGCAGGGCATAAAGTCCATTGCAGAGCAACTGGGCATGGAAGAAAAAGAGGCCGCGGAACACATATTTAAAATCTGCTGCAATATCATCCTGAAAAAAACATTTGAGATGATCGACACCTTGAACGCCAAGCCTGTTTACACTGTCCATGATTTCCTTGAAGGATACAAGTTCAGTCCTGACACCATTCTTCTCATGGGCGGACCGGCCAAATACTTTGCCGAAAAGATCCAGGAGATGTATCAGCTTGAAACCATAGCTGTTCCCTATGCTTCAGTGGCAAACGCCATTGGTGCGGCACTTGCCAGGACCACCTGTGAAGTCACGGTGAATGCCGACACAGAGCAGGGCACCGTCACCGCCCATGAAGAGGATTTTGCCGAGCCTGTTTCCAAATCCTTTTCCCATGACGATCTGGTGGAGACTGCTTACAGCCTGCTCAAGGACAAGGCGGAAAATGCAGGGGCTGACCCCGACAATCTCAACGAGGTAGAAGTTGTGGAATTCCAGGAGTTTAACATTGTGCGTAACTTTTCTCCCAGAGGAAAAATCCTCCGGACTAAAATTCAGCTTAAACCCGGCCTGATACATGGGTACGAATCAATGCTTAACCCGCACGCGACACAGAGTTAA